Below is a window of Watersipora subatra chromosome 11, tzWatSuba1.1, whole genome shotgun sequence DNA.
gaaaggaaaagattatatgtttatatctctctccctgcaataggagaaatgcaatattagaagtaaaatggcaagctgctgtgtaatatacatatatattatatatatatatatatatatatatattagagctgcacaatgatcgcgttaattaaacgattaacggcgaccaatacaaataaacgattaactgagctgggccaattaatcttcaattaaaatgcaaccgaggtgatgatcttgatgtggttcctttcctttgtactgtttagtaccatacgttagtaatactaacgtagcgggttactaccatttaatttactagcaaataaatattatgacaagcaacactttttaACCAATAAATtgaaccacaattattttgcactcgactatgaaaacacagtgagtcgctaacattaaacttgtttatacaatacaatgcgCAAGCGCCATGCTGATCTAGCCGTAAACGGCCATGTTGTTAGATGTTTGAACATGTTTGTAGGTAATAAcaacaaaagtgatttcagtattatttaatatcttacagtttgtttttgtttatttttaaaaactttcataagtgaattatacatgtattttcatttaaaaaaatcacaatcatatttcggcttcagaatattagtaatataagattgacactttattggaacatgaaagcagaaaaatgtcttccTCCACTGCTTTCTTGTTTACAAGAAAGCAGTgtgcagtatatgccagaaagaatttgcttaccaccacagcacatcatcattaaaatatattctaactaattctcatcctaccgcgcagaattcatcaccagctgtcgcagacaataactaatactactgacTACTGACTACTGGCACTACTGTCCCCTGTGAGCtgctattctctaaagctggcaatattgtatgtaggaagagggcatctctttattcagataatgtgaataaactgtgctgcctcaactcttggctgacttaattatgGACTTTCATggacagttttcatactcataataattgttacattgtaacttacgtacattgtacataacatatACTACTGCTaacatttgtttaaaatataattattctatatgtagctgttttatttgtttttgaatatgcaggtttttgctagattaattctaagattaatcgaagattaactggttcagaccagttattaattgcgatcaatttttataattgttgtgcagctctaatatatatatatatatatatatatatatatatatatatatatatatatatatatatatatatatatatatatatatatatattgctggggggctgtatatcattggtcatagcaaccaatatcaagaagttgtgatatttatctagatttctgtatttatatctaaataactatgctgaatttaaaaatctaaacagaatttagctggttgtcatagaaatagatgtatatctataagaaaatgtagacctattatttaattttgcagatattgaaaacggcttggcagtaccgcgatattgggcacagccgcaatatcatcaacaaaatctttagaaaaataataacagtaacatattgcacaccattggtcactatatactccgatcttgtaaattcaaatggttattcttataactaaatcttataataatcttataaaatcaaataattattcttacaattaaatattgtaataatcttataagaatcgttaaaaaaatatcattgtcatttcctttactttcactgctttggacatcagttgaaatactaaagtactcataagtgtccaaaatgtcaaagtcctctagaatcggcaaaaaaaacgattacttttgagtacttctacattaattacagaaacttttggcaattggacaatgccatagactggtgaaatgtgcacgtttttttggtgaaatgcgcacgatttaatggttctactctttgtCGCATGGCCttgtcggcgtttcgttggcgggtcttaattttgattaaaaaaagtttgtcaagttttattggcaattttaggccaaattaatctgtctatttatgtataatccgatcagatgggttagttttaagatattgcatcaatttttcaaagacttggtaacatatttaaatagttttatatgtgttttgtatcattattatacttaaacgactctacacaaaaatggttaaattttttgatgggatttcggtacaagggtttggtaacggccgttgatgaataattttcgggagttgtgtgcacatatgcatttatcataaagctcccaaacaatcgctttgctcatgtttggtcgtgggatcacATTCAAACTAGCTACAATTAGTAAAGCAAGAAAAAACCCGAACGGATCAATGacaaataacaaataatgtCAACTTACTAATGAAAAATCTAACCAGTCACAATTTGTTACcaattaataatactattgcCGTCGCCATTGCTGTTGCCATCGCTGTCGCTATTGctgtttttatttctgtcaCTATTGCTGTCACTATTGCTGTTTCCATTGCGGTCGCCATTGTTGTCGCTATTGCTGTTTCTATTGCTGTCGCTATTGCTGTTTCTATTGCTGTCACTATTGCTGTCGCTATTGCTGTTTCTATTGCTGTCACCATTGCTGTCGCTATTGCTGTCGCTATTGCTGTCGCTATTGCTGTCGCTATTGCTGTTTCCATTGCTGTCGCTATTGCCGTCGCTATTGCTGCTGCTATTGTTGTCGCTATTGCTGTTTCTATTGCTGTCGCTATTGCTGTGGCTATTGCTGTCGCTACTGCTGTTTCTATTGCCATCGCCATTGCCACCGCTAATGCTGTTGCTAATGCTGTCACTATTGCTGTCGCTATAGCTGTTTCTATTGCTGTCGCTATTGCCATCGCTATTGCCGTCACCGTTGCCGTCGCCATTTCCGTCACCATGGCTGTCGTCATCACTGTCGCTATTGccatcattattgctgtttttatTGTCATCGCCATTGCTGTCACCATTTCTGTCGCCTTTCCTGATGCCATTGCTGTCGCTATTTCTTACACATATCATTAAAATAGTTTACAACTTGGATTACTTCAACAGCTTGTAGCCCTTGATTTTATTGGGTATCATTTTAAACTCATTTCTTTCATTCAAGAAGCACTTTCTGCAAtagtttatttgtaaaaaaataaaagatcGAGCAAGTATAATAAAAGGCCACTAGTCCTGGCACAATAACAAATATACTCGCTATGAGCAAAGGCTAAGATAGAAACTTACAAACACGGCATAGTTTCTGAATATATTTAGTAGGAGAGACATTCTCAACGAGCCTTCTGCCGCCTGACAAAACTTGTTGCCTCCCAGTGTCTAATGACAGCGGTAAACTGCTAAAGTAGCGTGTAACATGCTTTCTATATTCACACATGTAAAGTAAACAGTCTACAAAACTCTGTACATGAAaagagactttttcaaagcccTATTATACCAAGTTATTTTAACCCTTAGGACCTAGTACAACGCTGACACATATTATTTCACCTAACAATGCTAAACGTGTGTTCTTTAGTAATGAATCAGTATGAACTAGGTCAGCACTTGGATACCACTGCTGACCTGGTCTTTGACAGCTAATGAAGTGCAATCAGATGAACAACAAGTTTAATTCTCAGACATATTTAAGGTCTGCTTAACAAAATTCAAAGCGCTCTGTTAGTTATACACGTGTAATGTTAAATATTGATTGAtttgttgagagagataaaaTTGTCATAGAATGAATTCTGATTAGTAGTAAGTAGGATGATTGCAAACACTTGAACCAATTACATTAGGTCAAGCACAGACACAATAAAATATACTAGCTAATTCTGCTCACACTGTGTTTAAATTTAACTCAGGTCTCAATGACTTCAGGTGCCATAAACTGCATATTTACACTAAAACAACATTGTAAGAACATGCTGTGGGTAGTTTTAAAAACTACTTTAGTAAAAGACTAGTTGTGCTACTtggcattgcccgagtaataaaaaagtctttggacagaaaattgatttgtatttaacatataacagcattcgccattctaactttcaaacttcataccatgagaaaagtgttttgtcttataaacaatgagaactctggctatagctatagccagaatgacagacagatccaCATATACTTTgagagagatatatacatatatatatatatatatatatatatatatatatatatctataaaatatatctatatatatatctatctatatatctatctatatcctaaatctatatatatctatatatatatatatagatttaggTGATTAGACGAAAACATCCCAACCTCGCCAACACTAAACATAAATGCACAAGGCAGATCTTAACAAATGTATGCTACATAAACTAAACATAAAACATAAACTAACGTTACTTTACTCTTGCTACTACAATAAAAGTGCCTCGTTAAATAAGGTTTCAAAAATTGCTGAGAGTTTTAAAGAGTTTTTAGATTTCTATGAGACCGAAATCAGCATTTGTAAACAAGAAAGTCTGTTGTGTGTACTTTTAGAGCTATCTTCCCATGTACACAAAATGCTACAGATTACACAATATTAACACTTGTTAGAGCACATTCAATGACATGCTATGCTATTCTACTTGAGAAtaaaattgtatcattacatCACTGTCTGTATGTCGTATTATGCGCTTATATTGGTCACACATTTTTTGCCTATTAATGTCTGTACATATACCTAAGTAAAATGGTGATTTCAATAAGCTTTCATGACTGGTTGTtttattggtaaaaataaatcCAATCAAAAATCCCATAAATGCAGCTCTTTCtcatgaattaaaaaaaattaggttGGTTTAGTTAGTTGGACTAAAAGCTGGAATAAGCTGATAAATGTCTCAAGAAGACTCGAGATCTTAGATGGTAGTTGTTTTCTCTCTGTACTGATGTCTTCAAGGTCTCTTGGGGAACTTTTTGCTATCTTTCTGTTTAGTAATCCGTAGTTTGTTTTTACATTAAACTGTATTTAGATAATTAGCAGCTGCCactaaaagtgttttaaaatcaCAATACTACATATATGATATTCATAATATCAAaattataaatgtttaaaaattacagccaatgaataaaaacacatttataAGAATATGCATAGACTTATATAATGAAGCtataaaaatagaataataaaaagtttttatttacttacatttctacaaaaatatacatcatataaaattatattttataaaaagtatatagaATGACAGTAGCTATCAAAAAATTGCTAGACAGGTTAGTCTGACATCATCATGAATTGCATTTAATTGCCAGCATGAAGCACGTATGAGTCACATAAACTTAAAAATAGAGGCTTTACGACCTGTCTTTTTATTAAATGACCTTTAAAGAGTGCTGAGTTCTTTTAATCCACAGGCTGAAGCTAACACACTACTGACTGCGCAGTGGAAGACTTGAATTCCTCAGTTGACATCTTGTGAATCACCAACCTTGGGCCTAGATTAAACCCAGCCAGCATTAAGTTGTGTATAACCAATTACTTAGCACAATTACACAGCtcaaataaacatacaataTCGAGTGAAAAATATCAAAGCTTACAGATAAGTACTAAAAAAGATCTGTTAGAATTATTTCTTGTTTCCAGATCTCAGCTGTTATACAGTGACAATAAAAACACAACCAAATGTGagtataaacatattttggcACGCTGTACTCACTTTCGTTTTACAGTTGCtatgatgataacaataatgGCAGCAATAAGAGCAACACATCCTGTGGTAACAATTGCAGCAATTCCCCAAACTGGCATCCTGCTTGCTCCTGCACCAATACATAAAGTACATATAGGTAAAATAAGTCTTTGGAAGGAGTTGATATTCAACCAATTGGAAACTAATATTTGTTTAGTTGACATTAAACTTCACTCATTGTTGCAAAGGCAGTTATCTAAGTATCCAGAGTGGCCACATCTACATATATAAGTCTCAGAGTCTGTCGTTTGGTTTGTCCAGCTGTAGCTGATGAGTATCTAGCAATTAAAATCCCGTATCAAAAAGGaattgatctcagaacctcctgtTCATGAGACAATAAGCTATCCCATTAAGCTACGCAAGATGCAACTAATTCATAGGGTGATACGAGTCGCTATTTgtgttaaaatatgcatagcgacTCTGCTATGTCGCTACGTCACttaagcttgctctcatggctcttattagtaagtttagtaatACGGATAccagcttactcaaattagccattggcaatgtgccaggctaatggcaagtagcaggcaactacattacctgccattgtttataagctgttttgtaatacccgtgcaacgccgggcattcggcTAGTAACTCTTAagctagaaaatcttttaatatGATCAAAAATTGAGTTGTGTGCACTTGATTACTTGAAGTTATCTGTTCTAGCTAGTATATGCGTAATAGTAGGTCATGACCTCATTTATGGTAGCCTGCAAATTATTTGATTGCTTACCTCGAGTCGTTGTGGTGTTATTTTGTCCTCCTGAAACAGACAACAGCAAATTCCCTGGTAGTTTTGGCTTGATTATACATGGCATCAACGATGCATGTCATTGTTAAAAATCAATTAGAATATTTAAATTTGTCAAAGaccatataaatatatagcacCTTGGTAACTTGGTACTAAGACTTTATGGCAAATAGCAAATAGCTTCAAGTACCAAATAAGTCGTCAGCTACTTAACAACGAGCCTGCCAATCTGGCTGACTAGGAATATAGCAGAGGCAGTAAATAAAGAGCATAACTCCAGTAGAGTCACTGTTGTCATGCTTATAAGGACTTCCAATATCACACAATGAGTAAAGACTACATGGCATTTTGTTGTCTTAGCTTAGTAAGTATAAAATTCCTATAGATATCTAACCCCTTGTGTGCATACCCATAGATATCTAACCCTTTGCCTTCTTATAGATATCTAAGCCTTTGCCTTCCCATAGATATCTAAACATTTGCTTTCTCATAGATATCTAAACATTTGCAGTCTCACAGGCATCTAACAATTTGCACACAGAAACTGATAAACAGATGGTTACAACTCTACATTATAACTGGGTTATCTATATAAATTATTAGCTGTTGTCCATCTGTGTGTTCACTTTTTTTGTCacaaagcacagagaataaggaTTGGTGCAATTATTCTGAAGTGGTACAACGTGGTTGTTTAGTTAATTAGGTTGGGACATGAGTACAATGAGCTAGATTTCTTGGATTTGAGCTCCAcattggccaacattttagtcatttcaTTATTCCATTAATCGcatgtatataattttgtgattgcatgaaagtttgtacatttaaaacaactgctattgtaacacaaaaataaaaggcTTTGACATCCATGCTGcactttttcagttttgacatTTTAACATTGATTCAACGTCACTTTTCATAAGCGACACTGTCATATTTAGTTTTAAtagttattaatttattatttgagACTTGGGAGTTGCCACCCTGTTTGCTAGTTATCAATAAATCTCAAATAATCAACTTTAACCTCAATGAATTATGATATCATCATATAcgaacacattttattagaaagccATGAAAACCAAAACTGAAGCTTTGGTAGACAATCGAGGAAGAATCAGTTTTTATCACAAAAGAAGATTAGTAATCAGCGAGTAagatattttgtaatattttattacacgcACAACTTTCGCAGTAGCTCCGGTGCTTCTATGTCATGTCACATACACACTCACAAGCATTAAGCATTCACGATTCTCAGTCTATGTTGACTTTACTATTCCAAAAACTAGACCATCAACTCATGCCCCAATTAAGCTCAAAAAGATGAGTATAAAGTCAAAAAGCTTATCACACTTTTACCAGCATCATATATCGTCCATTCTGTCTTATGCTGCTACAAGCTGATTTCCTTTTGTTTCAAAGATGAATAACAAAAAATGAGTACActttcaaaaattatgttttagggTTATGTTATCTGATATAAGCAGTTATGATCAGCGTCTCAAATGCCCTTATTGCTGACGAGCTGTGTTTTTAGATATTCGCTGTCTAAAATACTCACATCGTATCTCCAATTTACCTGATCATTTTTTACACTTCTTCTTCCCCTAAAGTACACCTTATATCAAACACCATCACTCTACTAATCCACACTACAAAACAGCGTTTTTTCTCCAATGCGCATTACTTgacttttctttatttttgtctCATTGTCTAATTTGCTTTACACAAAGTTGGCTGGTGATAATAAAGTTCACATGCACATTTCACACCCATATATAGAGCATACACTTTAGGCCTTCATTCCTACCAGATGAAAACTAATTCTTTACCGGTTGTGGAGTTGAGAAGAGAGCTATGATAGCTGGTTGATAAGTTAGCCTCCAGCATCGTTGTTGTTGATGTGATTATAGGTGTCGATGTCAATGGTACAGATGTGGTTGCTGTTTCTGTAGATGTGGTTGCTGTTTCTATAGATGTACTTGTTGTTCCCATTATAGAGGTCGATACTGTTGCGATAGGTGTTGTGGTTGTTACCGCAGGTGTAGTGGTTGTCATTGTTGCTACTTCAGGCGTTGTTGTTGATGTTGTTGTTGTTACTACCATGGTAGATGTTGTTGTTAGACGaggtgtagttgtggtggtagaTTCGCTTGTCGTTGTGGTTGATTCTGCTGTAGTAGTAGTTGCTGTTACCCCTTCCGTGGTTGTGGTGCTGCCTGCGGTCGTGCTGCTTGTGGTTGTACTAGTAGTAACTGACTGCTCACAGCTTGGGTCATCTACAAACTCAGCAGCAGTTCTTGTTGAACTGGAGTTTACAGGAGATCATCCAGGGCCAGAGGTGGTCATCTCACCCAATCCACTCAGAACTACATCGACTGAAAGAGCCCAATAAAAACTGCTATGAACTGTTGCAAAATGCCATCTGTTTTTGAAAAACTATTGGACACAACTTTTTAACCACTGCCTTGAAtgagtttatatattttaaattcgAAGACATGTGTCCTAACAACAGTTTACGTATTTCATAAAATGATTTGTTATTTATTCAGCGAGCCTTCTTGACTCAGCTGGTTCAGCTCTCTGGGCCTTTTTATAACCATatatgtaatgtttatatttaagGTTTTGGAAAGCCATATGGTAGTCTGTTTAAGAATTGTATTAAAACATCAACTTGATACACAAAATACCTTCACATTAATTCTCAAAGTGTTGAAACCCAACGAATGTCTTATTTATCAGCACCCAAAACTGATTTTGAGTTTTAAACAGCGGTAACAACCAGAAAAAGATAATAATTCCCATTCAATTAAACAGTTTGACATGTAAAGTAGGGTACTTAACTTTGGAGGAAATAGGTGAGCCCTAATTATAATTAACAGTTGACTAAATGAACTTAGTTCACTGACCTGGCAACGCCACAATATATCCTTGACCCCCGATATAAATATTACCATTTGTGAACACCACGGAATATGAATCACTTGCAGTCTCTGTTCCTTGTATTGTGGTAACCTGACAGCTGGCCGTGTCTATGAGTCGCAGTTTGTTGTTTACTTGGTCTACGACAACGTATGTATCTTTGTAGAGAACCGCCATATCATAGACAGAATCATATCTTCCTAAATGCAGGCTGCCATCGGTATAATTTCTGTCGGTACCATACGTTGTCATCATGAATGAGTTTAAATTTAGGCGCTTAAACGTGTTATCATCAGCGATAAGCATGAATCCGCAGTAATACGTGTCAAACCGAAGAGAATGCAAAGTAGTAAACCCAGCTGGTAGATATGTACTAACAGTTTGAGTTTCGACATCAATCAAACGTATGTTTCCGGATTCTTCCCCAACATAAACTAAATTGGGATTATCAATATCTTGGATTATTCGAACTGGATTAGTAAATGAAGCAGCTGTTCCAACGCCATCAGCAGATCCAGAAGCTAAACAAGTTCCCACAAAATCTGAAACTGTGTTGTCATTAGTTCTATTGAGAATTCTAACACAATGATTGAAGTACTCAgctattagaacaatgtctgttGTAATCTGACAGGATGCAGGATAAGATACTCGAGCAGCAGTCCCTGCTCCATTTACATAGCCATTGAAACCTACAGTTCCGATGACTACGTCAACGCTAGTAGTGTTTACGGTTCTGAGAGATGAAAAGTCAGCAGCGAGAAGGTTTCCAGGAATGAACAAATCCGACTGCAAATCTAAAACATCGTCAAGTAAACCTCGGGAAAAGTCACTCATCATTCCAAACCTCAGTCTACAAAAGTATGCAGAAAATATAGGAATAGCTTTTTATTAAGTATTGCAAAGCATGCTATTAAAATTTCAGTTATATTACACTTTGTTATTCATTCTGTAAAGTTGTTACATTATTTATTGTATCTTTATTTCGCaagataaatatattattaaccACACTTAATTAGATCACTTCAAAACAACAATTTTATTACCATGAGTGCATACAATAAGCACATACAATAAGTACATACAATAAGTACATACAATAAGTACATACAATAAGTACATACAATAAGTACATAAAATAAGTACATACAATAAGTATATACAATAAGTATATACAATAAGTACATACAATAAGTACATACAATAAGTGCATACAATAAGTATATACAATGAGTACATACAATAAGTATATACAATAAGTACATACAATAAGTGCATCAAATAAGTACATACAATAAGTACATACAATAAGTACATACAATAAGTGCATACAATAAGTGCATACAATAAGTATATGCAATAAGTACATACAATAAGTACATACAATAAGTACATACAATTTACTTATtgtatgtacattgtatgtacataagtacatgtacttggtGAGTATTAGTGTCTACGCCTTATGCTGTCGACTCAGGCCTGCAACCGGTTAGCTCGGCTATTTCGCACTGGCCCCATCATCTCTGCTTTTGTTTGGTTCTTGatatacaattgtttgaaacttttcttttgttttcttGTTCGTATGTATGCAACTTTATGTACCACATATTTGATGAAATAAGTCAcacaacacacacacgcacgcctgcacacacgcgcgcacacatgcacacacacgtaAATTGACAGAATAGTGagaataatattaaatttcaaagcatattaaaaataagaaagttagtttctacttacaaaaattactggttcttttaaagtttaatttaattaaaaaaactgaCTAACAGCTACTTACTAAGGCTTGATTATTTTAAATCAGAGCAATCTGCATACGTCCACTTTTTTTCGGTTTAGCATAATGTTGCTTTGACATGGACCTCCTATTCAAATTAATTAGTTGCTGCACACAATGAAGTCCTTATCCAATGAGAATGATTGCTAGCCTCCAACTCAATCGCGCTGCTAGGTGATGAGAACTCTGTCAATTGTAGATATTACTTGTGATAGATGTAGTGACGATCGTACGCTTTGTAATAGGTTACAGTGAGCAAACTAAACAAAGCCCTATGTATTTATGGCCTAATAAAAAATCCTAATACAGTATCTCAATTTTCctgtatgttggagcactcatacatgtatgtcgaAGTATCTCTGTAGTTAACAATTATAGTCGTAACAAGTAAACTATTTGGGCTAAATAGAAGGTGATTGACCAAGTAAAAGTAGTTATCAACACAACATCTTTGTGCGTAGTTTTCATAAATTAGCGACTATCATGCCTGGCTGAAAGTAAATGAGAGGGTATGACAACTCCGTATTATCGGTTAATGCTGAACAGTTCTTGAAACCAAGtcaaagcaaaaaataaaaaaagtattcCTCCTTAACTCTAATTCATTAAAAGCTAACGGTGGTTGAATACCTAATTAGGATGTTTTCAGCCACCACCATCTGTATGATACCATTAATAAGCGTTGGAGTTGCCCACCTATGTTTTTACTTGACAATCAACCGAATTGTTcaaaaaattagattaaaaaatcaaagttttaaacttaTAAGTTTAGCGAGAGGCTGTAGCAGATTCTTTGTGAGAGAGAATGCAGTTACTAGCAATGGTCTTGCAGTGAATGAATTACCATAGGCTCAAGTAATGTAAAGGAAACCGCCCTTTACTCTATACAAGGCAGCCAAACAACAACGCCAAGTGTTAAGTGCCAATGAAATATatgtttactaaattaatatataagtatacatgCATG
It encodes the following:
- the LOC137408054 gene encoding uncharacterized protein encodes the protein MKNLTSHNLLPINNTIAVAIAVAIAVAIAVFISVTIAVTIAVSIAVAIVVAIAVSIAVAIAVSIAVTIAVAIAVSIAVTIAVAIAVAIAVAIAVAIAVSIAVAIAVAIAAAIVVAIAVSIAVAIAVAIAVATAVSIAIAIATANAVANAVTIAVAIAVSIAVAIAIAIAVTVAVAISVTMAVVITVAIAIIIAVFIVIAIAVTISVAFPDAIAVAISYTYH